A genomic window from Maridesulfovibrio sp. includes:
- a CDS encoding DUF4962 domain-containing protein translates to MRIKSVLTALVLFSILFVPCSVLAADYSVFRERPRLYFDKTRLNELRSLKDRQPFADFLRIIRKRARSLIGTRVPNNLLLLNDEALRRPADGLVDYSFYHLITGDNPSWMVVQDLLRTFSSSPRWASNEDIGAAHSLFAVSLAYDWFYNDLSSALRLMVKDAIIEHAEILNEIIRTKKVWWAQERGYLQNHNYVNSGALAVAGIALYGEDSRATKWLNTAQANFSRVLPLLSPDGASHEGVGYWSYGTLWLLNYYMAMAPAQGLEVVRDSGFLRNTAKFRLYASLPGFQYNIDFADSPKIDFYGPGAILRCLGHIFKDGHAQWLAAEIEKKRRMSTVLWQDYVWYDPELKPQGPQALPLHAWFGNLGILLTRSSWEADASLVFFKCGPPQGFHAQSRGIYAGSHIQPDAGHFGVWLGKGSLVNDDGFLLKKFSINHNIPVFNKIGQLGEGTAVFNLYDYKKGKGATPKPRFVSGDGYQGVVVELAGYYPSSVRPKSWERAVVVINGQDIFVRDRIVPSGVTEIVYPIHIYRKGRLVPDAGEGKVCIDRESGYTLNFLGQGFNASFERYAGLLQYMGKKIPRTGMLYQADRKTATASVMYTAVGRTVDGCADPVLFDSVDGDSLDVVCRSGKFRIDFTRLVVDKL, encoded by the coding sequence ATGCGGATCAAGTCGGTCCTGACTGCACTGGTTTTATTTTCGATTCTGTTTGTTCCATGTTCCGTGCTGGCGGCCGACTATTCTGTTTTCAGGGAACGTCCCAGGCTTTATTTTGACAAGACGCGGCTAAATGAGTTGCGTTCTTTAAAAGACAGACAGCCTTTTGCTGATTTTTTGCGTATAATTCGTAAACGTGCGCGCTCCCTTATCGGTACCAGGGTGCCGAACAATCTGCTGTTGCTTAATGATGAGGCTCTACGGCGCCCGGCTGACGGGTTGGTGGATTATTCATTTTACCATTTGATCACCGGCGATAATCCTTCATGGATGGTCGTTCAGGATTTACTGCGGACTTTCAGTTCTTCTCCACGCTGGGCCAGTAACGAAGATATTGGAGCAGCCCACTCTCTTTTTGCCGTCTCACTTGCATACGACTGGTTTTATAACGATCTTTCCTCAGCCCTGCGGTTGATGGTTAAGGATGCGATTATTGAGCATGCGGAAATTTTGAATGAGATTATCCGTACTAAGAAGGTTTGGTGGGCGCAGGAGCGTGGTTATCTCCAGAACCACAATTACGTGAATTCGGGCGCTCTGGCTGTGGCAGGGATTGCTCTTTACGGGGAAGATAGCCGGGCTACCAAGTGGTTGAATACAGCTCAAGCAAATTTTTCTCGGGTTCTGCCTTTGCTCTCTCCTGACGGTGCTTCTCATGAAGGTGTGGGGTATTGGAGCTATGGAACCCTCTGGCTGCTTAATTATTATATGGCCATGGCTCCGGCGCAGGGGCTTGAAGTCGTGCGTGACAGCGGCTTTTTGCGTAATACAGCCAAGTTCAGGCTATATGCTTCTTTGCCCGGTTTTCAGTACAATATTGATTTTGCAGATTCGCCTAAGATTGATTTCTATGGTCCGGGTGCGATTCTGCGTTGTCTGGGGCATATCTTTAAGGATGGGCATGCACAGTGGCTGGCTGCTGAAATTGAGAAGAAAAGGCGTATGAGCACCGTTCTCTGGCAGGATTATGTCTGGTATGATCCTGAATTGAAACCGCAGGGTCCGCAAGCTCTGCCGCTTCATGCATGGTTCGGAAATTTAGGCATCTTGCTGACTCGGTCTTCATGGGAGGCGGATGCTTCGCTTGTTTTTTTCAAATGCGGTCCCCCGCAAGGATTTCATGCCCAGTCCAGGGGAATATACGCCGGATCGCATATTCAGCCGGATGCAGGTCATTTCGGGGTATGGCTAGGGAAAGGTTCGTTGGTCAATGATGACGGATTCCTGCTCAAGAAGTTTTCTATCAATCACAATATTCCAGTATTCAATAAGATAGGTCAGTTGGGTGAAGGTACAGCTGTTTTTAATCTCTATGATTATAAAAAAGGAAAGGGTGCGACCCCTAAGCCGCGCTTTGTCAGTGGTGACGGATATCAGGGTGTAGTGGTTGAACTGGCCGGGTACTATCCCTCTTCAGTCCGTCCGAAATCATGGGAAAGAGCGGTGGTGGTTATAAACGGACAGGATATTTTTGTGCGTGACCGCATTGTTCCGTCAGGGGTGACAGAGATTGTTTATCCCATTCATATTTACCGCAAAGGCCGGCTTGTGCCTGATGCTGGAGAAGGGAAAGTCTGCATAGACCGGGAGAGCGGATATACCCTGAATTTTCTGGGGCAGGGTTTTAATGCATCCTTTGAGCGATACGCGGGATTGTTGCAGTATATGGGCAAGAAAATTCCCCGCACCGGTATGCTCTATCAGGCGGACCGCAAAACTGCCACTGCTTCGGTTATGTATACAGCAGTTGGTCGCACAGTTGATGGTTGCGCTGATCCGGTTTTATTTGATTCCGTTGATGGGGATAGTCTAGATGTTGTTTGTCGCAGTGGTAAGTTCAGAATAGATTTTACAAGACTTGTGGTGGATAAATTATGA
- a CDS encoding AAA family ATPase, which yields MYREFYGLNEKPFNILPDPDYFYLSQWHQQAITHIEYGIMNGDSLILLTGDAGTGKTSIIYRMVVDHPEDTIVGVIFNSAVGGDHIVEMILTELEADMPENPTPASCLDALQQYLLNIYTKGEKRVLLILDEAQNLSDEALEQVRMISNLQAGKDNLISILMVGQSGFRSRLSKARYSQIVQRIVVSAHLSRLRTQEVKEYIQYRLRQGGAEDPSLIFSDEAVAKIIEYSHGIPRNINVLCEGALVYGFADDIRPVTADVVEAFAEERINDGLLTVPESSRPYDEDEVCRYIEELEKRVASLESSMGIVKRTLVRIIQKIKGLNGK from the coding sequence ATGTATCGTGAGTTTTATGGCTTGAACGAGAAGCCTTTCAATATTCTTCCTGACCCGGACTATTTTTATCTGAGTCAATGGCACCAACAGGCAATAACTCATATTGAATACGGGATCATGAATGGCGACAGTCTTATTCTGCTCACCGGGGATGCCGGAACCGGAAAGACGTCTATCATATATCGGATGGTTGTTGATCATCCTGAAGATACGATTGTCGGTGTAATTTTTAATAGCGCGGTGGGCGGTGATCATATTGTTGAAATGATCCTGACCGAGCTTGAAGCAGATATGCCAGAAAATCCCACCCCCGCTTCATGCCTTGATGCTTTGCAGCAGTATTTGCTGAATATTTATACAAAGGGCGAGAAAAGAGTTCTGCTCATTCTGGATGAAGCTCAGAATTTGAGCGATGAAGCTCTTGAGCAAGTGCGCATGATTTCTAATTTACAGGCCGGAAAGGATAATCTCATTTCCATACTCATGGTCGGCCAATCCGGCTTCCGCAGCCGTTTGAGTAAGGCCCGTTATAGTCAGATAGTGCAGCGAATCGTCGTAAGTGCCCACCTTTCCCGCTTGCGGACGCAGGAGGTAAAAGAATATATCCAATACCGTTTGCGTCAGGGTGGAGCTGAAGATCCGTCACTGATTTTTTCAGACGAAGCGGTGGCAAAGATTATTGAATATTCTCACGGTATCCCCCGCAATATCAATGTACTTTGTGAAGGTGCGCTTGTTTATGGTTTTGCTGATGACATAAGGCCAGTCACTGCCGATGTCGTGGAAGCTTTTGCTGAAGAGCGCATTAATGACGGGCTGCTTACCGTTCCTGAGTCTTCACGCCCTTACGATGAAGACGAGGTTTGTCGGTATATCGAAGAACTTGAAAAACGGGTTGCAAGCCTTGAGTCTTCCATGGGAATTGTGAAACGTACTTTGGTCAGGATTATACAGAAGATTAAGGGTCTTAACGGTAAATAA
- a CDS encoding polysaccharide biosynthesis tyrosine autokinase: MSKLLKAVEKAKQNRMLQEKLAEGTYAKTAASPAGAKMAPSASEDIDCAVIAAAVEQGKAVSLPKSFYDDIVLDEMELAKNRILTKNSSASFTDIYNLLRTQIFHRTKRDNHNVLMVTSAMPGEGKTITSINLAISIAREVDQFALLVDTDMRNPSIHKYLGIDVDMGLTDHLLKDIPVPDLLIKPGINKLSFLPAGEPIKGSTEILGSPKLQELITEMKERYPDRYVVFDCPDLLHAPDALVFSSYVDGIIFVVEAGKTSREYVQKALKLLEGRNIVGVVLNKTEKESLSVVS; this comes from the coding sequence ATGAGTAAACTGCTCAAGGCTGTTGAAAAGGCCAAACAGAACCGCATGCTCCAGGAAAAGCTGGCAGAAGGCACGTATGCTAAAACTGCAGCCTCTCCGGCCGGAGCGAAAATGGCCCCTTCAGCTTCTGAAGATATAGATTGTGCGGTTATTGCTGCTGCGGTCGAGCAAGGCAAGGCTGTCAGTCTGCCGAAATCATTTTATGATGATATTGTGCTTGATGAGATGGAGCTGGCCAAGAATCGGATCCTGACTAAAAACAGCAGCGCATCTTTTACTGATATCTATAACCTGCTGCGTACACAGATCTTTCACAGAACCAAAAGGGATAATCATAATGTCCTGATGGTCACAAGTGCAATGCCGGGGGAGGGCAAGACCATTACTTCAATCAATCTTGCCATCAGTATCGCCCGGGAAGTTGATCAGTTTGCTTTGCTGGTTGATACTGATATGCGTAATCCCAGTATTCATAAGTATCTTGGCATTGATGTGGATATGGGGCTGACTGACCATCTTCTCAAGGATATTCCTGTGCCTGATCTTTTGATCAAGCCGGGAATCAATAAACTTTCTTTTCTTCCGGCCGGGGAACCCATTAAAGGGTCGACTGAAATTCTAGGTTCGCCGAAGCTTCAGGAATTGATTACTGAAATGAAGGAGCGTTACCCCGACCGCTACGTGGTCTTTGATTGTCCTGACCTGCTGCATGCTCCCGATGCTCTGGTTTTCTCCAGTTATGTGGACGGCATCATCTTTGTTGTAGAAGCGGGCAAAACTTCAAGGGAATACGTGCAGAAGGCGTTGAAACTTCTGGAAGGGCGTAACATAGTTGGGGTTGTGCTAAATAAGACGGAAAAGGAAAGTCTGAGCGTTGTCAGCTAA
- a CDS encoding lipopolysaccharide biosynthesis protein, with translation MQESSDIAYYVDVLKRRKYQFLLPAGVVFALIVILAFVLAPVYKSTATILIEDQDIPQDLVQTTVTGFVEERLQAISQVVLSHGNLLNIIKEFELYPDLVGKYTTEEIITKMREDIQLEPITAEVTNQYSGRPGTATVAFTLSFEGRRPQKVAQVANVLTSLYLKENLKEREEKAKSTFEFLELQLAELRSEILELESRIATFKEGHGNELPELLVHNMNSMERLQRELDQVQEQIVALKNRKVYLEGQRASIDPRLRIVANDGTRFPTAKEDLDKLRREYLTLQSKYSSRHPDVQAMKKQIESLEKDVDAVDNIDSLNREIKNKEKELTVLLKRYSEKHPEVILLRKQIDALRGSLEEASLQAGMYDSASDLPDNPGYIQIETQIASTDLEIAEAERNQADLVEKYNSYQRRVVNTPQVEQEYKVLLRDYENAQLKYQDINNRLLAAREAKGLEQSQLAERFTLIDPPIVPEKPIRPNRLALICVGFMLALGVGAGTGTIMEFMDRSIRRAEELSSIVKYPILAIVPYWETEKEAKAKVRKKWVMVFSIFSIIVIIVFAVHLFYMPLDIIAVKVIRKIALNF, from the coding sequence ATGCAGGAAAGCTCAGATATTGCATATTATGTTGATGTTCTTAAACGCAGGAAATACCAGTTTCTCCTTCCTGCGGGGGTTGTTTTCGCGTTGATCGTCATATTGGCCTTTGTGCTGGCTCCGGTTTATAAATCAACTGCAACAATCCTTATTGAAGATCAGGATATTCCGCAGGATTTGGTCCAGACTACAGTCACCGGATTTGTTGAAGAAAGATTACAGGCGATATCGCAGGTTGTGCTCAGTCATGGTAATTTATTGAATATTATTAAGGAATTTGAACTATATCCAGACCTTGTCGGTAAATATACAACTGAGGAAATCATTACCAAAATGCGTGAGGATATCCAGTTGGAACCCATTACCGCTGAGGTGACAAACCAGTATTCCGGGCGTCCCGGTACAGCAACAGTCGCGTTTACTCTTTCATTTGAAGGGCGCCGTCCGCAAAAGGTTGCACAGGTGGCCAATGTTTTGACTTCCCTGTATCTTAAGGAGAACCTTAAGGAGAGAGAGGAAAAGGCCAAGTCCACATTTGAATTTCTCGAGCTTCAGCTCGCTGAATTGCGGTCAGAAATTTTAGAGCTTGAGTCTCGCATTGCAACTTTCAAAGAAGGGCATGGAAATGAACTTCCAGAGCTGCTGGTTCATAATATGAACTCCATGGAAAGATTGCAGCGGGAGCTGGATCAGGTTCAGGAGCAGATTGTAGCCCTTAAAAACCGCAAGGTGTATCTTGAGGGGCAGCGGGCAAGTATAGATCCCAGATTGCGTATTGTTGCTAACGATGGAACCCGCTTCCCCACGGCAAAGGAAGATTTGGATAAGCTGCGACGGGAATATCTGACCCTGCAATCAAAATATTCTTCCAGGCATCCTGATGTGCAGGCCATGAAGAAGCAGATTGAGTCTCTTGAAAAGGATGTCGATGCTGTTGATAATATTGATTCCCTGAACCGCGAGATCAAAAATAAAGAAAAGGAACTGACTGTCCTGCTGAAACGTTATTCTGAAAAACATCCTGAGGTTATTTTACTTCGTAAACAGATTGATGCCCTTCGGGGTAGTCTGGAAGAGGCCTCTTTGCAGGCAGGCATGTATGATTCGGCGTCTGACCTTCCTGATAATCCTGGATACATTCAGATTGAAACCCAGATTGCTTCTACCGATCTTGAAATAGCTGAAGCCGAGCGCAATCAGGCGGATTTGGTTGAAAAATATAATTCCTATCAGCGCAGGGTAGTGAATACCCCGCAGGTGGAGCAGGAATACAAAGTATTGCTGCGCGACTATGAAAACGCACAGCTCAAATATCAGGATATCAACAACAGGCTGCTGGCTGCCCGTGAGGCAAAGGGACTTGAACAGAGTCAACTTGCGGAACGCTTTACCTTGATTGATCCGCCGATCGTTCCGGAAAAACCTATTCGTCCTAACAGGCTGGCCTTGATTTGTGTTGGTTTCATGCTTGCTCTTGGTGTGGGAGCAGGGACCGGTACTATTATGGAATTTATGGACCGCTCTATCCGCAGGGCTGAAGAGTTGTCCTCTATCGTGAAGTATCCGATACTTGCGATTGTTCCTTATTGGGAAACAGAGAAGGAAGCCAAGGCTAAGGTACGCAAGAAGTGGGTCATGGTTTTCAGTATCTTTTCGATCATTGTAATAATTGTGTTCGCAGTTCATCTTTTCTATATGCCACTTGATATTATTGCAGTTAAAGTAATCCGCAAAATTGCGTTGAATTTCTAA